The segment GCTTTCCTCTTTCACGTGGATGATGGAGCGAATGGCTTCCTGGAGCAAACCGGAGTACATGTCCATCTTCCTGCCATCTTTCGTCGCCCGGTTGAAGTCCCGGCACGCTTCCATCACCGGACTTGATTGTCCCCTGCAAAGCGCCCGGAGAAGATCCAGGGTCTTTTTGACTTCCAGATGATTGATCAGTACTTCACCCTCTTCGCTGATGTAAACCAGATAAAACGGGTGAAGGCGGTTTTGCCGGTCTGCATTCAATTCTTCATTCACATTTCGAAGGACAAAAACGACCCCGGGCTTGGCGCCTTTTTCTTCATCCGCCGGAACTACGGCGTGCAATCCGTTTGGTACCTTGTCAAGATCGCCGTGTTCCTTGACGTAGTTCACCAAATCCATGCGGAAATCGTTCAAGCCCAGATCGGTTATGGAAACCCCGGTGTTCATTTCTTCCAGATCGACGACTTCCTTCATCAGACGCTCCAACTGTTGCTTCCGGTACTCCAAATCGCTGGTTTGCTGGAACAGGACGTTGTCGTCGCCGGTGGCCGTCATATCCATGATGACCATCCGGTTTTCGACCCGCTCTTTGAGCTGGATGTACTCGTCCAGCGTCATGTTCGGCCAGAAGTTTACAAGCTGGATCTCTTTGTTCCTGGAACCGATCCGGTCAATCCGGCCAAAGCGCTGGATAATCCGGACGGGGTTCCAGTGGATATCGTAGTTGACCAGAAAATCGCAATCCTGCAGGTTCTGCCCCTCCGAAATGCAGTCCGAGGCGATGAGCAGGTCGATTTCCCCCTGTACGTGGGGCATGGTCAGGTGTTTCTCCTTGGACCGCGGCGAAAAACAGGTCAGCAGCGTATGGATATCGTTGCGAAGCCCCGCGGTGTTTTTGTTTTCATCGCTGCCGACAATCTTCGCTGTGTGAATCCCGTATTTCTCCAGCATGTATTGGGCCAGCTGATCGTACAGGTACCCCACGGTGTCCGTAAAAGCGCTGAAAATGATGATTTTTCGGTTTCCCGGATTGATGGGCTGCCGGATTTTCTGATCAATGACCTCCTTGAGGTCCCTCAGCTTTTTGTCGTGCTCCGGCGTGATTTTCCGCATTTCCTCCAGCAGGCCGGACAGGATTCTCCGGTCATCCGTCAAATCCTCTTTCCAGCGGATGAGATCCATGTCAGCCAGATTGATGCGGATCGTATCCCCGATGCTGAACTCGTCGTCCAGCCAGTCGTCATCGTCCAAATTGGCACCTTCAATCTCCGTGAACCCCACCGTGGCGGCTTCTCCGTTTCGTTCGAAGGCTTCGATTTGATGCAGGGTTTGGTCCAATCTGGCAATGATTTTGGACAGGGTGATGCGAAACGACTCCACCGAGCTTTCCAGCCGCTTGAGCAGATTGATCCGCATCAGGATCTGCAGATTGCCCTCGCGGTCGAGCTGCTTGAAGACGCCGCTTCCGCCCCGCACACTGGTATCATACAGCTCCTCGTAGAAGCGAATGCGGCTTGGCAAAATGTACTTGAAAGGCGCGTAAATGCCGAGATTGATCCTGGAAAGTTCCGCAAAGATTTCCCTGAACCCGATCACATCCGGGTGATCGGTCAGATCCCAGAAGATCGATTTCGGCGGAAGTCTCTTGGGAAACTCGCCAATCTCCTCTGCCTTGTAGTACTTCTGGATATGCTTGCGAGAACGGGCGATCGTCAGGCTGTCCAACAGCTCGAAGAAGTCAAAATCCAGCATTTGCAGAAGCCTTTCCGTCGTCCGCTCGCGGGCGTCCAGTTTGGACCACTGGTTGAAGGCAGCCTGGGCCCGCCTGAAAATGTCGTTGATGCCCCGTTGCGTCCCCAGCTTGCTGTCGATTTCCTCCGGATTTCCTTCATACGCCAAGGCCAGCTGGTTGCGAAGGTCCATGAACCGGTTGTTCACAGGCGTGGCAGAAAGCATGAGCACCTTCGTTTTGACGCCGCTTTTAATGACCTTGCGCATCAGCTTCTGATAGCGGGTTTCCTTGTCCTTCTTCGGTTCGTTATTGCGGAAGTTATGAGATTCGTCAATGACGAGCAGGTCGTAATTCCCCCAGTTCAGCCGGTCCAGGGGAATGTCGTTTGACCTTCCGCTTTCGCGGGACACGTCTGTGTGATACAGCACGTCATAGCGGAAACGGTCGGCGTACAGGATGTTGTTGGTCACGTTCTGCTTGTACGTCAGCCAGTTGTCGCCCAGTTTCTTGGGGCACAGCACCAGGACGTTTTTGTTGCGCAGCTCGTAGTATTTGATGACGCCCAGCGCAGTGAATGTCTTGCCGAGACCGACGCTGTCCGCCAAAATGCAGCCGTTGTATTTTTCCAGCTTGTTGATGGCGCCGATCACGGCGTCTTTCTGGAACTGGTAGAGGCGTTTCCAGATTTCCGTATTCTTGAATCCCGTGGCCTCATTGGGAATGATGTCCTCGGTGAGGTCCGAAAGGAATTCGCTGAAGATGTTGTAAAGGATGACAAAATAAATAAACTCGGGCGAGTTCTCCT is part of the Bacillus thermozeamaize genome and harbors:
- a CDS encoding helicase, translating into MELINNVDHLLGDNLKTELRKGSKVSIAASCFSIYAYEALMEELNGVEEVRFVFTSPTFITDQIKKEKREFYIPRLNRERSLYGSEFEIRMKNELTLKAIARECGDWIRRKVTFKSNRTNGSMQGMIHIQNGRESVSYAPIDGFTTVDLGYERGNALSKIVHKITEAPFTQEYLNLFNQLWNDKDKLEDVTQQVLDHITTVYQENSPEFIYFVILYNIFSEFLSDLTEDIIPNEATGFKNTEIWKRLYQFQKDAVIGAINKLEKYNGCILADSVGLGKTFTALGVIKYYELRNKNVLVLCPKKLGDNWLTYKQNVTNNILYADRFRYDVLYHTDVSRESGRSNDIPLDRLNWGNYDLLVIDESHNFRNNEPKKDKETRYQKLMRKVIKSGVKTKVLMLSATPVNNRFMDLRNQLALAYEGNPEEIDSKLGTQRGINDIFRRAQAAFNQWSKLDARERTTERLLQMLDFDFFELLDSLTIARSRKHIQKYYKAEEIGEFPKRLPPKSIFWDLTDHPDVIGFREIFAELSRINLGIYAPFKYILPSRIRFYEELYDTSVRGGSGVFKQLDREGNLQILMRINLLKRLESSVESFRITLSKIIARLDQTLHQIEAFERNGEAATVGFTEIEGANLDDDDWLDDEFSIGDTIRINLADMDLIRWKEDLTDDRRILSGLLEEMRKITPEHDKKLRDLKEVIDQKIRQPINPGNRKIIIFSAFTDTVGYLYDQLAQYMLEKYGIHTAKIVGSDENKNTAGLRNDIHTLLTCFSPRSKEKHLTMPHVQGEIDLLIASDCISEGQNLQDCDFLVNYDIHWNPVRIIQRFGRIDRIGSRNKEIQLVNFWPNMTLDEYIQLKERVENRMVIMDMTATGDDNVLFQQTSDLEYRKQQLERLMKEVVDLEEMNTGVSITDLGLNDFRMDLVNYVKEHGDLDKVPNGLHAVVPADEEKGAKPGVVFVLRNVNEELNADRQNRLHPFYLVYISEEGEVLINHLEVKKTLDLLRALCRGQSSPVMEACRDFNRATKDGRKMDMYSGLLQEAIRSIIHVKEESDLDSLFSAGGTTALLNAVKGIEDFELIAFIVIRRVNA